Proteins encoded in a region of the Acidobacteriota bacterium genome:
- a CDS encoding glycerophosphodiester phosphodiesterase: MNVRTRVICTVLLSATFLAVSSEARQPWITKRVVAHRGASSYAPEHTAAAYRLAMSQGADYVEQDLAVTKDGVLVCLHDDTLERTTNVEEVFPDRSSTDGSGRTQWLVADFTLAEIKQLDAGSWFDPKFAGERVLTWDEAVDLVWDKAGMFPELKAPSLYRERGVDIVALFASAVRRRNMDVRTPAGSMPRLRVQSFDEQAVRELATALPNIPRTFLFGRGALVERWLSSVERVKEVAQFASDLSPTKAIVEAQPAVVDWAHAAGLTVTPYTFRSGATGRFPNVEAEMRYFLYELRVDALFTDNPDKFPRR; the protein is encoded by the coding sequence ATGAACGTTCGTACTCGCGTGATTTGCACAGTCCTCTTGTCTGCCACCTTCCTGGCGGTGAGCTCCGAGGCCCGCCAGCCGTGGATTACCAAACGCGTCGTCGCTCACCGCGGCGCGTCCTCTTACGCGCCGGAACACACGGCGGCCGCGTACAGGTTGGCGATGTCGCAAGGAGCCGACTATGTCGAACAGGATCTGGCGGTGACGAAGGACGGCGTGCTTGTGTGCCTCCACGACGACACGCTCGAACGCACCACGAATGTTGAAGAAGTGTTTCCGGATCGTTCGTCAACCGACGGGTCAGGCCGGACCCAATGGCTGGTCGCCGACTTCACCCTCGCCGAGATCAAGCAGTTGGACGCGGGCAGCTGGTTTGACCCGAAGTTCGCCGGTGAACGTGTGCTCACGTGGGACGAAGCCGTGGACCTGGTCTGGGACAAGGCCGGAATGTTTCCCGAACTCAAGGCGCCGTCGCTTTATCGCGAGCGTGGCGTCGACATCGTCGCGTTGTTTGCCTCGGCGGTGCGGCGACGGAATATGGATGTCCGGACGCCTGCAGGGTCAATGCCGAGACTGAGGGTGCAGTCGTTCGACGAGCAGGCGGTGCGGGAACTGGCCACTGCGCTTCCGAACATCCCAAGGACGTTCCTCTTTGGGCGCGGTGCGCTCGTAGAGCGGTGGTTGTCGTCCGTCGAGCGGGTGAAAGAAGTGGCGCAATTCGCGAGCGACCTCAGTCCCACCAAGGCCATCGTGGAAGCACAGCCCGCAGTGGTGGACTGGGCCCACGCCGCCGGGCTCACGGTCACGCCCTACACCTTTCGATCTGGCGCCACCGGCCGGTTCCCCAACGTTGAGGCCGAGATGCGGTACTTCCTGTATGAGTTGCGCGTGGACGCGCTGTTCACCGATAACCCGGACAAGTTTCCGCGGCGCTGA